In the genome of Fusobacterium necrogenes, one region contains:
- a CDS encoding glycosyltransferase, with amino-acid sequence MKILYISNRSNSQNKNGAYQVAQRNYEHLKEIFNRKIEIYLIKKKSIVSKIIDTFIFKRLEGISIKMEDEIISILSTNEFNYVFFESSSFGYCAEKIKKKYPKIKIITFFHDINHSLWKPLYLETKKNKKNLLNTIKLKKFMKNSIVNEKKVCEISDKIITLNSRDSILLKELYKVSSDKEIGVTFPMRKISRFDKKVEKEKLKLLFVGVGTFLPNIQGIEFFIKKVLPYINVELEIVGKGTEINKEKWESLNSKVKVRGTVDSLDEYYNDADVVIAPIFMGGGMKVKTAEALSYGKTIFGTKEAFEGYEVDYKKVGGLCNTAEEFIKSITEYMKWWENNNKPVFNEYSYQIFKEKYSYESSLKKFKEIFEKLEKEN; translated from the coding sequence ATGAAAATATTATATATTAGTAATAGAAGTAATTCTCAGAATAAAAATGGAGCATACCAAGTAGCTCAACGAAACTATGAACATTTGAAAGAAATATTTAATAGAAAAATAGAAATATATTTAATAAAGAAAAAATCAATAGTAAGTAAAATTATAGATACTTTTATTTTTAAACGTTTAGAAGGTATCTCAATAAAAATGGAAGATGAAATTATAAGTATATTATCTACAAATGAGTTTAACTATGTTTTTTTTGAAAGTAGTTCATTTGGATATTGTGCTGAAAAAATAAAGAAAAAATATCCAAAAATAAAAATTATTACTTTTTTCCATGATATTAACCATAGTCTATGGAAGCCTCTATATTTAGAAACTAAAAAAAATAAAAAAAATTTATTAAATACTATAAAATTGAAAAAGTTTATGAAAAATTCAATAGTAAATGAAAAGAAGGTGTGTGAAATAAGTGATAAGATAATTACTTTGAATAGTAGAGATAGTATTTTATTGAAAGAATTATATAAAGTTAGTTCAGATAAAGAAATAGGAGTTACTTTTCCAATGAGAAAAATATCAAGGTTTGATAAAAAAGTTGAAAAAGAAAAGTTGAAATTATTATTTGTTGGAGTAGGAACATTTTTACCAAATATTCAAGGAATAGAATTTTTTATAAAGAAAGTATTACCATATATAAATGTTGAATTAGAAATAGTAGGAAAAGGAACGGAAATAAATAAAGAAAAATGGGAGAGTTTAAATTCAAAAGTTAAAGTTAGAGGAACTGTAGATTCGTTAGATGAATATTATAATGATGCTGATGTTGTAATAGCTCCAATTTTTATGGGTGGTGGAATGAAGGTAAAGACAGCAGAAGCGTTATCTTATGGAAAAACTATTTTTGGAACAAAAGAAGCTTTTGAAGGGTATGAAGTAGATTATAAAAAAGTTGGTGGATTATGTAATACAGCAGAAGAATTTATAAAGTCAATAACTGAATATATGAAATGGTGGGAAAATAATAATAAGCCTGTTTTTAATGAGTATTCTTATCAAATTTTTAAAGAAAAATATAGTTATGAATCTTCATTGAAAAAATTTAAAGAAATTTTCGAAAAGTTAGAAAAGGAGAACTAA
- a CDS encoding phospho-sugar mutase: MKKNLLKWQDELNISIQQNEDNFSKYLEFGTGGMRGIMGIGTNRMNEYMIGKATQGLANYLIKTSGESGKSKGIVIGYDSRVNSVEFAERTALVLCANKIKTYLFDSIKSTPELSFAVRELKCQAGVMITASHNPKEYNGYKVYWKDGGQLVEPQASGIIKEVNNTGEFDDVRIITKDEALANGLLTILSNELDAKYLESIKKESVLNNLPKDIKIVYSPLHGTGGRPVKRLLEELGYTNIYVVDQQFEPNGEFPTCHYANPEEKSVFDLAIKLAEKKRANICIANDPDADRTGMMVKEDREWIYFNGNQIGALLLSYILKNSKNIKKNSAIVSTIVTTPMLDLLAKDYNLKVFRTLTGFKYIGEKIREFEERKYNNTFLFGMEESIGYLKGDYVRDKDGILGVMLIVEMCSYFESVGTTPLKELNKLYDKYGWYSEITYPVTRIGEKGQEEISKMMSELRKQDFKEFLGKKVVTRYDYKYDELGLPKSNVIQYILEDGSYITIRPSGTEPKIKYYIYTKDISKEKADKKLQDLLEKLKEYMQSLLD; this comes from the coding sequence ATGAAGAAAAATCTTTTAAAGTGGCAAGATGAATTAAATATTTCTATTCAACAAAATGAAGATAATTTCTCTAAATACCTAGAGTTTGGTACAGGTGGTATGAGAGGAATAATGGGTATTGGTACTAATCGTATGAATGAATATATGATTGGAAAAGCTACTCAAGGTTTAGCTAACTACCTTATTAAAACTAGTGGAGAGTCAGGAAAATCCAAGGGTATAGTAATAGGATACGATAGTAGAGTAAATTCAGTAGAATTTGCTGAAAGAACAGCCTTAGTTCTATGTGCTAATAAAATAAAGACTTATCTATTTGATAGTATCAAAAGTACTCCAGAACTATCTTTTGCTGTAAGAGAATTAAAATGTCAAGCTGGAGTAATGATTACAGCTTCTCATAATCCTAAAGAATACAATGGATATAAAGTATATTGGAAAGATGGGGGACAACTAGTAGAACCACAAGCTAGTGGAATAATAAAAGAGGTAAATAATACCGGTGAATTTGATGATGTAAGGATAATTACTAAAGATGAAGCTTTAGCAAATGGATTACTTACAATATTATCAAATGAGTTAGATGCTAAATACTTAGAAAGTATAAAAAAAGAATCTGTTCTAAATAATTTACCCAAAGATATTAAAATAGTATATTCTCCACTTCATGGAACAGGTGGTAGACCAGTAAAGAGATTATTAGAAGAATTAGGATATACAAATATCTATGTAGTAGATCAGCAATTTGAACCTAATGGAGAGTTTCCTACTTGTCATTATGCGAATCCAGAAGAGAAATCAGTATTTGATTTAGCTATTAAGTTAGCTGAGAAAAAGAGAGCAAATATCTGTATAGCAAATGATCCAGATGCTGATAGAACAGGAATGATGGTAAAAGAAGATAGAGAATGGATATATTTTAATGGAAATCAAATAGGAGCTCTTTTATTATCATATATTCTAAAAAATAGTAAAAATATTAAAAAAAATAGCGCAATAGTTTCAACTATTGTTACTACTCCAATGTTAGATTTATTAGCTAAAGACTATAATTTAAAAGTTTTCAGAACTCTTACAGGATTTAAATATATAGGAGAAAAAATTAGAGAATTTGAAGAAAGAAAATATAATAATACTTTCCTATTTGGAATGGAAGAATCAATAGGATATCTTAAAGGAGATTATGTAAGAGATAAAGATGGAATACTTGGAGTAATGTTAATAGTAGAGATGTGTTCTTACTTTGAAAGTGTAGGTACTACTCCATTAAAAGAATTAAATAAGCTATATGATAAGTATGGTTGGTATAGTGAGATAACTTATCCAGTAACTAGAATAGGAGAAAAAGGACAAGAAGAGATATCAAAAATGATGTCAGAGTTAAGAAAACAAGATTTTAAAGAGTTTTTAGGAAAAAAAGTAGTTACTAGATATGACTATAAATATGATGAATTGGGTTTACCAAAATCAAATGTAATTCAATATATATTAGAAGATGGAAGCTATATAACTATTAGACCATCTGGAACAGAACCAAAGATAAAATACTATATTTATACTAAAGATATTTCTAAAGAAAAAGCTGATAAAAAGTTACAAGATTTATTAGAAAAACTAAAAGAGTATATGCAATCATTGTTAGATTAG
- a CDS encoding mannose-1-phosphate guanylyltransferase, with protein sequence MLTAIIMAGGSGERFWPLSTPERPKQLLKIFSDKTMIRETVDRILPIIKPENIFVATNIIQAKEIEKELSDIPKENIVIEPAFKDTAAAIGYTSLIIENRFKDKLEIGEKIETIVLASDHLIKKEDEFRYAILKGAEEARNNGVIVTLGIKPSKPETGYGYIEVKDETMELNSICKVKRFREKPSLEVAESYLASGKYLWNSGMFIFTTETIFKNFEVLMEEHTEVFNEIRKQLKENLYGEELSQIVKSYFEKFEKISVDFGIMEYSKNIRVIPVDIDWNDIGSFNAFDEIFPKDENGNVVRGQKIRNLDSKDNIVISDDVEISLLGINDLVIVKKKDKLLITRKDRTQDIKKIMKG encoded by the coding sequence ATGCTGACAGCAATTATCATGGCTGGTGGAAGTGGAGAGAGATTTTGGCCACTATCTACACCAGAAAGACCAAAACAACTATTAAAAATATTTTCAGATAAAACTATGATAAGAGAAACAGTTGATAGAATTCTTCCTATCATAAAACCAGAAAATATATTTGTAGCTACTAATATTATTCAAGCTAAAGAAATAGAAAAAGAGCTATCAGATATACCAAAGGAAAATATAGTGATAGAACCAGCTTTTAAAGATACAGCAGCAGCTATTGGCTATACTTCTTTGATAATAGAAAATAGATTTAAAGATAAATTAGAAATTGGAGAGAAGATAGAAACGATAGTTCTTGCATCAGACCATCTTATTAAAAAAGAAGATGAATTTAGATATGCGATATTAAAAGGCGCAGAGGAAGCAAGAAATAATGGAGTAATAGTAACACTTGGAATAAAACCATCTAAACCAGAAACAGGATATGGATATATAGAGGTAAAAGATGAAACTATGGAACTTAACTCTATATGTAAAGTAAAAAGATTTAGAGAGAAACCAAGTCTTGAAGTAGCAGAAAGTTATCTAGCTAGTGGGAAATACTTATGGAATAGTGGAATGTTTATCTTTACAACTGAAACTATATTTAAAAACTTTGAAGTACTTATGGAAGAGCACACAGAAGTTTTTAATGAGATAAGAAAACAGTTGAAAGAAAATTTGTATGGAGAAGAGTTAAGTCAAATAGTAAAATCATACTTTGAAAAATTTGAAAAAATATCAGTAGATTTTGGAATAATGGAATACTCTAAAAATATTAGAGTAATACCTGTAGATATAGATTGGAACGATATTGGAAGCTTTAATGCTTTTGATGAAATATTTCCAAAAGATGAAAATGGAAATGTAGTAAGAGGACAAAAAATAAGAAACTTAGATTCAAAAGATAATATAGTAATATCTGATGATGTAGAGATATCACTACTTGGAATAAATGATTTAGTAATAGTAAAAAAGAAAGATAAATTATTAATAACAAGAAAAGATAGAACACAGGATATTAAGAAAATAATGAAAGGATAA
- a CDS encoding glycosyltransferase family 2 protein has translation MKKVAIIIPTYNRGHLLEKTIPSYAEQIGENFWIKEIIIVDDFSVDNTTNVVEKLKESYPIIKYYKLEKNSKQQVAKNKGIELLGKEIDYVYFGDDDAILIPNSINYLVETLEKYKADVVGARSLYAEIEENIENYEKFIMKSNIEYLKSEVVNFEKDIFNFRQYFEKPICVPVTQAYILVRKNILTDDIRFDKRYTNNCYREETDFILQLNKKGRKIMFDSRAIGINYPRNIATGGAHKRGILGRLMWYYWTIVNNNKFLDKNYEFLKDKNYVKSSKNTLKIKFVFIQGSRFLKNKLRKKGFVKKCII, from the coding sequence ATGAAAAAGGTAGCAATAATAATTCCTACATACAATAGAGGTCATTTGTTAGAAAAGACTATTCCATCGTATGCAGAACAAATAGGAGAAAATTTTTGGATAAAAGAAATTATTATAGTTGATGATTTTTCAGTTGATAATACTACAAATGTTGTTGAAAAACTAAAAGAAAGTTATCCTATAATTAAGTATTATAAACTAGAAAAAAATAGTAAACAGCAAGTAGCTAAAAATAAAGGAATTGAACTTTTAGGTAAGGAAATAGATTATGTGTATTTTGGAGATGATGATGCAATATTAATACCTAATTCAATTAATTATTTGGTAGAAACACTAGAAAAATATAAAGCTGATGTTGTAGGAGCAAGATCATTATATGCAGAAATAGAGGAGAATATAGAAAATTATGAAAAATTTATAATGAAGAGTAATATTGAATATCTAAAGAGTGAAGTTGTGAACTTTGAAAAGGATATATTTAATTTTAGACAATATTTTGAAAAACCAATTTGTGTGCCTGTAACACAAGCTTATATACTAGTAAGAAAAAATATATTAACGGATGATATTAGATTTGACAAAAGGTACACTAATAATTGTTATAGAGAAGAAACTGATTTTATTTTACAACTGAATAAGAAAGGAAGAAAAATCATGTTTGATTCTAGAGCTATTGGTATTAATTATCCAAGAAATATAGCTACTGGGGGTGCACATAAAAGAGGAATATTAGGGAGATTAATGTGGTATTACTGGACTATAGTAAATAATAATAAATTTTTAGATAAAAATTATGAATTTTTAAAAGATAAAAATTATGTAAAAAGTTCAAAAAATACTTTGAAGATAAAATTTGTATTTATACAAGGAAGTAGATTTCTGAAAAATAAATTGAGAAAGAAAGGATTTGTAAAAAAATGTATTATATAA
- a CDS encoding oligosaccharide flippase family protein: protein MKNNKLKLFLENFIFYGGLSMLEKALPFITLPIITRLLVDPSAYGIADMFNLIISFGSALAILGMYDAIFREYFEDKNNKEYQKRVTATGMNIVLFSGFIIMVGVVIFKNFVGKQIFGSLEYSNLVILSAIGIYLSAINGIVAAPTRMRNQRRIYLIRGITFPVLGFLITIVSIRLGYTYEALIYGTIGMSLISVMSFYYLNRRDFSIKIFDKKIAKELLKIGLPLVPTFLIYWIFSSMDRIMINRLLGASELGIYTVGSKVSSVSQLIYSAFAGGWSYFSFSTMKDEKQVETNSKVFEYLGIISIFIYICSQPFISPVFNFFLKGEYVRGEEVFAFLFLSPLILMLYQTVGNQVIVIKKSYLVTLALLLGAILNILLNFIFIKSHGIKGAAFSTLNSYIVSVIIMCLICYRYKLFIISKRFLLVSILATVGIYLDFFLKEYISYKLIYGITLITILLFYLKDLKKLLIRRK, encoded by the coding sequence ATGAAAAATAATAAATTAAAACTATTTTTAGAAAATTTCATATTCTATGGTGGACTTTCTATGTTAGAAAAAGCTTTGCCATTTATAACATTACCTATCATCACAAGATTATTGGTAGATCCTAGTGCTTATGGAATTGCAGATATGTTTAATCTAATAATTTCTTTTGGGAGTGCTTTAGCTATTTTAGGAATGTATGATGCTATATTTAGAGAATATTTTGAGGATAAGAATAATAAAGAATATCAAAAGAGAGTAACAGCAACAGGAATGAATATAGTATTATTTTCTGGATTTATAATAATGGTTGGAGTAGTTATTTTTAAAAATTTTGTAGGGAAACAAATATTTGGAAGTTTAGAATACTCAAATTTGGTTATATTATCAGCAATAGGGATATATTTATCAGCTATAAATGGAATTGTAGCAGCTCCAACAAGAATGAGGAATCAGAGAAGAATATATTTAATAAGAGGTATAACATTTCCAGTGTTGGGATTTCTAATAACAATAGTGTCAATAAGATTAGGTTATACTTATGAAGCTTTAATTTATGGAACGATAGGAATGTCTTTAATCTCAGTTATGAGTTTTTATTATTTAAATAGAAGAGATTTTTCTATAAAAATATTTGATAAAAAAATAGCTAAAGAGTTATTAAAAATAGGTTTACCATTAGTTCCAACATTTTTAATTTATTGGATATTTTCTTCCATGGATAGAATAATGATAAATAGATTATTAGGCGCTTCAGAACTAGGAATATATACAGTTGGTTCAAAAGTATCTTCTGTAAGTCAATTAATATATTCAGCTTTTGCAGGTGGATGGAGTTATTTTTCTTTTTCTACAATGAAAGATGAAAAGCAAGTAGAAACTAATTCAAAAGTATTTGAATATTTAGGAATAATAAGTATTTTTATTTATATATGTTCTCAGCCTTTTATATCTCCAGTTTTTAATTTTTTTCTAAAAGGAGAGTATGTAAGAGGAGAGGAAGTGTTTGCTTTTTTATTTTTATCACCCCTAATACTTATGTTATATCAAACAGTAGGAAATCAAGTAATAGTAATAAAAAAAAGTTATTTAGTGACTTTAGCTTTACTTTTAGGAGCAATATTAAATATATTACTGAATTTTATTTTTATAAAAAGTCATGGAATAAAAGGAGCAGCTTTTTCAACTTTAAATAGTTATATAGTATCTGTAATTATAATGTGTTTAATTTGTTATAGGTATAAGTTATTTATAATATCTAAAAGATTTTTATTGGTAAGTATATTAGCTACAGTTGGAATATATTTAGATTTTTTTCTTAAGGAATATATATCTTATAAGTTAATTTATGGAATTACTTTAATAACTATACTTTTATTTTATTTAAAAGATTTAAAAAAATTATTAATTAGGAGGAAATAA
- a CDS encoding EpsG family protein: MNIYRIILIVLLLLFVIEDYLKKNKKIYGFLKIFMLLILLFLIGCRGNIARDDQMYISLLNEFEYSLTFIKESRFEIFYLFLNGIVKFVIDDYNVLFLVIAGINLYNLYKFISFFSVSFFYSLSFYYCRWIFLKEFTQIRSGLACSFLYLALIELYKKKEKKYYFWVLVGGLFHKAIFFAVFFPIFLKLLNKNLEIKEKIIYIFILGFPFFNIKGYLNIILLKLGIHQVYLTGYYSEKTTNIVYFYSLFFLIVLIIFDRKLKLLFFSRYIFLKKVYIFSCLIGAILYHYGDIAGRLSSFFNVEFVLQDKLLNIFKSRFMLRIVLLLFLILLYYVNFTLKLELEYWNYFK; encoded by the coding sequence ATGAATATATATAGAATTATTTTAATAGTATTACTTTTATTGTTTGTCATTGAAGATTATTTAAAAAAAAATAAGAAAATATATGGTTTTTTAAAAATTTTTATGCTATTAATTTTATTATTTTTAATTGGCTGCAGAGGAAATATAGCAAGAGATGATCAAATGTATATTAGTTTATTAAATGAATTTGAATATTCTCTTACTTTCATAAAAGAATCACGTTTTGAAATATTTTATCTTTTTTTAAATGGAATAGTAAAGTTTGTTATTGATGATTATAATGTATTATTTTTAGTTATTGCTGGGATAAATTTATATAATTTATATAAATTTATTAGTTTTTTTTCAGTATCATTTTTTTATTCTCTATCTTTTTATTATTGTCGTTGGATATTTTTAAAAGAGTTTACACAGATAAGAAGTGGTTTGGCTTGTTCATTTCTATATTTAGCTTTGATTGAATTGTATAAAAAAAAAGAAAAAAAATATTATTTTTGGGTTTTAGTAGGAGGGTTATTTCATAAGGCTATTTTTTTTGCTGTGTTTTTTCCCATATTTTTAAAACTGTTAAATAAAAATTTAGAAATAAAAGAGAAAATAATTTATATTTTTATACTAGGATTTCCATTTTTTAATATAAAAGGTTACTTAAATATTATTTTATTAAAATTAGGAATACATCAAGTATATTTAACAGGATACTATTCAGAGAAAACTACTAATATTGTTTATTTTTATTCATTATTTTTTTTAATAGTATTAATCATATTTGATAGAAAATTAAAATTATTATTTTTTTCTAGATATATTTTTCTAAAAAAAGTATATATCTTTAGTTGTTTAATTGGAGCTATTTTATATCATTATGGAGATATAGCAGGAAGATTAAGTTCATTTTTTAATGTTGAATTCGTACTTCAAGATAAGTTATTAAATATATTTAAAAGTAGATTTATGTTAAGAATAGTTTTACTTTTATTTTTAATATTATTATATTATGTTAACTTTACTTTAAAGTTGGAATTAGAATATTGGAATTATTTTAAATAG
- a CDS encoding beta-1,6-N-acetylglucosaminyltransferase, with translation MKHAFMIMAHNNYNQLTKLLYLLDHPDVEIFLHIDKKSEEYTPPKLIYSKINLLERMKINWGGYSQINCELKLLKLALKNNKLKYFHLITGQDLILKRIDKVLDFFKKYQEKNFIHFDREIKSLDRYKRIRYYRPFQDIVSKRTFLGKIIISIFQERIFCLLQKIFGIDRNKKYKNVQFKSGSAYFSITREFAEYIVKNEKDIEKCFAYTICGDEMFVQTLVYNSKFKETLFNDKYNDKCSANQRYIDWNTGTPYIWRKSDVDDLFESNYLFARKFDEKVDSEIIDEIIARIRNDI, from the coding sequence ATGAAACATGCATTTATGATAATGGCTCATAATAATTATAATCAACTAACAAAACTACTATATTTATTAGATCACCCAGATGTAGAAATATTTTTACATATAGATAAAAAAAGTGAAGAATATACCCCACCTAAGTTGATATACTCAAAGATAAATTTATTAGAAAGAATGAAAATTAATTGGGGAGGATACTCGCAAATTAATTGTGAATTAAAGTTGTTAAAATTAGCTTTAAAAAATAATAAATTAAAATATTTTCATTTAATAACAGGACAAGATTTGATATTAAAAAGAATTGATAAAGTACTAGATTTTTTTAAAAAATATCAAGAAAAAAATTTTATACATTTTGATAGAGAAATAAAAAGTTTGGATAGATATAAAAGAATAAGATATTATAGACCATTTCAAGATATAGTTTCTAAAAGAACCTTTTTAGGGAAAATAATTATCTCAATTTTCCAAGAAAGAATTTTTTGTTTATTACAAAAAATATTTGGAATAGATAGAAATAAAAAATATAAAAATGTTCAATTTAAGAGTGGATCAGCTTATTTTAGTATAACAAGAGAATTTGCTGAGTATATAGTTAAGAATGAAAAAGATATAGAAAAATGTTTTGCATATACTATTTGTGGAGATGAAATGTTTGTTCAAACTTTAGTATATAATTCAAAATTTAAAGAGACTTTATTTAATGATAAGTATAATGATAAATGTTCAGCTAATCAAAGATATATAGATTGGAATACTGGAACTCCATATATTTGGAGAAAAAGTGATGTTGATGATTTGTTTGAAAGTAATTATTTATTTGCAAGAAAGTTTGATGAAAAAGTAGATTCAGAAATTATAGATGAGATAATAGCAAGAATTAGAAATGATATTTAA
- a CDS encoding glycosyltransferase family 4 protein, translated as MKKIKIGYMISHLENSGPVNILYGIIKYLDRTRFEPYIITLKSEKENTRKKEFEDFEVKIIENITSNFNIVFKRDKFLEKKIKELRIEILHAHCLPSAVLLANLRIKNIKKINTLHWDFSTDLIYKFGIIKGYIFKKIYIKALKKMNLNISCGEGVSKLNRLHSGIKSISIMNGIDEEKINLQNVLESKEEIRKKLGISLKKKVFISISSIDERKNILFLTKVFKEKLKDYILIILGDGDKRKRLENLIKGSNNIYYYGKKKLDEIQYYLKASDFYISASKSEGMPNSVLEALQFELPVILSNIKPHEEIICLGNIGTIFNHNDKQDLENKIGKILEKQSIKSEIKKVKNIISAKRMSREYMEIYSKKVRDEYI; from the coding sequence ATGAAAAAAATAAAAATTGGATATATGATATCACATTTAGAAAATTCTGGTCCTGTAAATATATTATATGGAATTATAAAATATTTGGATAGGACTAGATTTGAACCTTATATAATAACTTTAAAAAGTGAGAAAGAGAATACAAGAAAAAAAGAATTTGAAGATTTTGAAGTTAAAATAATAGAAAATATTACTTCAAATTTTAATATAGTTTTTAAAAGAGATAAATTTTTAGAAAAAAAAATTAAAGAATTAAGGATAGAAATTTTACATGCTCATTGTTTACCAAGCGCAGTCTTATTAGCTAATTTAAGAATAAAAAATATAAAAAAAATAAATACACTTCATTGGGATTTTTCAACAGATTTGATATATAAATTTGGAATAATAAAAGGATACATTTTTAAAAAGATTTATATTAAAGCATTAAAAAAAATGAATTTAAATATAAGTTGTGGAGAAGGAGTTTCTAAATTAAACCGACTACATTCTGGAATAAAAAGTATTTCAATTATGAATGGAATAGATGAAGAAAAAATAAATTTACAAAATGTATTAGAAAGTAAAGAAGAAATAAGAAAAAAATTGGGGATATCCCTAAAGAAAAAAGTTTTTATAAGTATAAGTTCAATAGATGAAAGAAAAAATATTTTATTTTTAACTAAAGTATTTAAGGAGAAATTAAAAGATTATATTCTTATAATACTTGGTGATGGAGATAAAAGAAAAAGATTAGAAAATTTAATAAAAGGGAGTAATAATATATATTATTATGGTAAAAAAAAATTAGACGAAATTCAGTATTATTTAAAAGCTAGTGATTTTTATATTTCTGCATCTAAAAGTGAAGGAATGCCAAACTCTGTATTAGAAGCTTTACAATTTGAGTTACCAGTTATTCTATCTAATATAAAACCACATGAAGAAATTATATGTTTAGGAAATATAGGTACTATTTTTAATCATAATGATAAACAGGATTTGGAGAATAAGATTGGGAAAATATTAGAAAAGCAGTCAATAAAAAGTGAAATAAAAAAAGTAAAAAATATAATTTCAGCAAAAAGGATGAGTAGAGAATATATGGAGATATATTCTAAAAAGGTAAGAGATGAATATATATAG
- a CDS encoding glycosyltransferase produces MYYISIIICSYNSEKTILETLKSVEAQTYKNFEVIIVDDASNDNTLKIIKEWQNKTSILSENIMVISALSNEGIVKNINKGLIRAKGEWIKIIAADDILLKNCLNDNVEWIKKNKDILVLTSIAQYFSDKGILNKVSPSKRDIKKFNYNAKEQYNELLKKFYICSVTSFIKKEFLKKIDFFDERIPMIEDYPFFLKVTKLGIPIYYMPKKTVKYRVGESVSNTQINIRNLKFYNSQKLVYKYYIEQNISFFLKMHYRYEFFIYDLSIKIFNNRLNIPSRAFMCFLKSFDLYYLKKKLKNWILKDEK; encoded by the coding sequence ATGTATTATATAAGTATAATTATCTGTAGTTATAATTCTGAAAAAACAATATTAGAAACATTAAAGAGTGTAGAAGCTCAAACTTATAAAAATTTTGAGGTAATAATTGTGGATGATGCTTCTAATGATAATACATTGAAAATAATAAAAGAATGGCAAAATAAAACCAGTATACTTTCTGAAAATATAATGGTAATAAGTGCTCTCTCAAATGAGGGAATAGTTAAAAATATAAATAAAGGGTTGATAAGAGCAAAAGGAGAATGGATAAAGATAATAGCAGCAGATGATATATTGCTAAAGAATTGTTTAAATGATAATGTAGAGTGGATAAAAAAAAATAAGGATATTTTAGTATTGACTTCAATTGCACAGTATTTTTCAGATAAAGGAATTTTAAATAAAGTTTCACCATCAAAAAGAGATATTAAAAAGTTTAATTATAATGCTAAAGAGCAATATAATGAACTTTTAAAGAAATTTTATATATGTAGTGTAACTTCTTTTATAAAAAAAGAATTTTTGAAAAAGATAGATTTTTTTGATGAAAGAATACCAATGATAGAAGATTATCCTTTTTTTTTAAAAGTAACTAAATTAGGAATACCAATTTATTATATGCCTAAGAAAACTGTTAAATATAGAGTTGGAGAAAGTGTTTCAAATACTCAAATAAATATAAGAAATTTAAAATTTTATAATTCACAAAAGCTTGTATACAAATATTATATAGAACAAAATATATCATTTTTTCTAAAAATGCATTATAGGTATGAATTTTTTATTTATGATTTATCTATAAAAATATTTAATAATAGATTAAATATTCCATCAAGAGCTTTTATGTGTTTTTTAAAAAGTTTTGATTTATATTATTTAAAAAAGAAATTAAAGAATTGGATTTTGAAAGATGAAAAATAA